The region tctctttttttaactaaaaataaaattaagagaaAAATAGGGTGCCATATATATAAATTACAAATAGTTCAATATATGCGATATCAAAGTTCAGAAATTACCATAAGTATAAATAGAAATAGAATGATTCTTCTCATTTCATTAGTGATCTAATTGATGAAGTGTGAATCCTAGCTACTAATcgttactaatatttttttagtctAGATATATTGTGGGCATTCAAGAATAGCTAGGTGTTGTCATTATTTTTCAATTctctttttaaaaattgagattTTATGATTGTTTAAAAATCTAATAAAAAGTTATTATGAATTGCGGTTGTTTGTAGAGACTATAAAATTTTTATGTTTGTAAAGACTGCATCTTTAAAGCATTTTTTGACGATTTGcttaatttttatgtttattatttcaattaaattttgtaataatGATCGAAGATGATGAAATTTCCTTTGCGTGCCTTCTTATTAAAATTTGCaaccatttatttatttatcaattttcttactttaattatattatacGACCTTATTAATTAGTATAAAAATTGAATGTTCTTTATGGGTatttaatggagtatatatttcttcataaaaatggaaacaatcgTCACCGAACAAAATATTCGCCAACCCCAATTCCATATAATTGGTATAGTACATTAAATAAACCAATATTAGCTGTAAATTGTAGTAAAATGAATCACCAACCAATTTTGAGACAGCATATACATAGCCAGAACTGCCGGCCGGCCGGTAATGATTTTGGAAATAAATTCATACTATGTCAGTGACATTTGAAGCAGCTATAATCCAAATTTTATGTATAagtattgaaaaataaaatagtttatTTAGCATTAGTAAATTTTTGTGTAAAAATTTGGGATTATGCATGAACAGTTGTGACAGCTCTGGGGTGGACCCTAGAGGCCAAAGAAGTCCAAAACAGAACACTAAAATCTAAGTCACAATAGATACCTAGAGCAACAAACTCTGAATTAAATTTAACCACATCCTCAATTCTGACACCCTTGCATCACTCTGCATTACTGCCCTTTGTAATTTctagtatgattttttttatcttcaaaTGGTCCTCCACCACTTCCACAATCTCTATACTTTCATGGACCACATTTCTCTACaatcagtggcggatctaggggggggcaggagggggcggtcgccccctccgtccgactatttttcccttaTCGGGATGTAAAATTACCGTGTTCGCCCCCTCCATTTgcctccggcgtcgccccgaaCTACAAAAGAAATAGCCATGTCCGCACTAAATcaagctaatactatatattccgccccctccgtttccggatcctggatccgccactgtctACAATCTATACATATACACATGCAATGCAATGCAATGGTGGATAGGATCGTGGGGTCGAGCGACTCTATCACGAGCACTGTAGTTGTTGTTGACCTCACGGTGCGACGTCTCAGGGTCCAAACCCTTCGTGGTATGATTCACTTTCGTTTTTCATCCAGTTGCCGCACTGCCTCTACCTTTCGACATTGGCAACAACCTTTGTTAATATGTATCCCTCATGTATTCCACCTTCTAGATCCGTCAGTGTTCACACGACTAAATTTAAGTGACTAGTGTGTGTGTGCAACAAATATTCTACCCATACCTCCAAAACATAGCTACAGGTTGTTAGTTCCATTGCAATTGATATTTCGCTTTCGCATCATTAATCACCTCAACAATGACTGGATCAAGAAGGTGCTCTTGATAattccaattttatttttttcccctttTTGTCGTTTTTATTGGCTTTCAAAAGCCAAAAATTATTTGGGATATTAATTAAAAGACTAATAGACAAAAAGGTAATGCAAGGAGTAAATATCGTTGGAAATATAATGAGTTTAATTAGCTTGATTACATATACAGAGTGACATTTAGCAAATTTTAAAATGTTGTTAAGCCAAGACTAAGAAGGCATCAATAAGCAAAAGTAGCCCACTAACACTAAACACTTTGAATTCCAAAGAAGGCACTGATGATGCGGGGTGATGTGTCCAATTCTTGTCGAAATTTGAACTCGAATCGAGACCATTTTCGTACTTGATCACTTGAGTTCGACACAGCTTGACCCCAAAGGGCGCATAAGTGGGTGACTCGAGCTCAGCTTGATAACAAAGGTTCGGGTTTCCCCACGCCCCGAAGCGCCGTCCCATCCGCTGGTAGAAGAGCTCCGAGAAATCGAGCTCGCCGGTGAGATTGTTGCCGTGGAGATAGATTGCACTAACATTAGGTAAAGTTGCAATCTTTGATGGTATATCCCCTGTTAACTTGTTGTCATTGAGACCCAAAAACCTTAGACTTTTCAAATGTGTTAGAGACTCTGGGATGCCACCTGTCAAGCTTGTATTGGCCAGATCCAAAGCAGTTATACAATTCAAATCTTGCCATCCAATACTCATTATGTCTCCGCCAATGGGATTGTTTGAGAGGACTAATTCTTGCAATGACCTCAATTCTTGAATAGATTCACCCAATCCTCCACTTAACCTGTTGTTACTTAGGTCTAAAAGTGTGAGGTTCTTGAGATTCCGAATATCACTCGGAATCTCGCCCTCTATTTGATTATCCCTCAAGTCGAGTTTTAATAGGGCCGTGAGTCCTCCTAGAGTGGCAGGCAGGGTGCCCGACAGCGCATTCCCACTCATATCAAGAATCAAGAGTCGGTTAAGCCCACCTATGCTGCTCGGGACCCTGCCCGTGAACGAATTCCCGGCAAGATTCAAACGCCTCAACTCCACCAAACTACCAATGCTCTCGGGCAGCTGCCCTATTAGGCCATTTTCTGTAATCACCAAAGATTGAAGATTCCCAAGCCACCCAAAGGTCTCGGGAACTGTTCCGGTGAGGCCGGGATTTGACCGGAACTCGAGCGATTCCAAACTTCTGGAGAGAACCTCCCAATTCCCGGCCGGGATCGAGACGGCACGGCGGCGAGGCGCCACAAAGCAATTGAAGAAGGATAGTGATTTCAAATGCCTTAGTGCAAACAAATTGGGACTAAAATCCACATCTTGACTACATGTTAAAGAGTTATCTTGAACAGGTCCAATGCTTAGATCAGTCACGTACCAAAATCCATCATACAAATCACAAGAAACTCCCTGCATTATGAGtgatagaaaaaataaatttccatATGTAGACAATTTGTAGCAAGATTCATTTTTCAATACTTATTATATCAGACAAATTGAGTCAGAGAATGAAGGAAGCTGCACAAGCGAAAGCTTTATTTTGTTTCAGTCTCTTACACAATGCAATACATATAATAGAGAATAAAACTAGAAATAGAAAGTGGAAGTCTTGAATTTTAGAAAGCTTCTCCAAAACGACGTAGTTTTAGTCAGCAAGGAAGGAATCCACAGTATACCAAAAAAAGTTGCACAGTTCTGCACGGATTTGACTACTCTTGCAACTTAAAACGAGATCCTAAAATAAGATGGATATTCTACTTTCCAATACTACAACTTTAAAACTGGATAAAAGATTCAAAGAAAATTTATGGAAAGTTtttttttgagagagagagacctgAATAGGGGTCCAACCGCAAGGATCTGGATAAAGATCAGAACCATTCCACCATTTTCCAACAAAATCTTGAATAGTATTATACAAAGCTTCTTGCTCAGCTCTCACCATCGGAGCTCCGACGCTCTCATCTTGTCCAATGCACGTCGCAGTGAAATGAAGCAAACACACAACAAGAACTGAAAACCTCAAAGACTCGATTTTTATCATGGCTGTTTAAACCccagataaaaaaaaaagctaGCTAGAAACCAGCAACCAAGAAAATGCAAACAATGGCTTCAAGAAATCAACAAATTTACAAGGATGCGAATGATAAAAGAGAAAAGATTAGATTTTTATTGAAATGAAAGCGCATGGATTAAACGCTGAGAGAAGTAAATGCCGGGAGATGCAGGAAGTGGGTAGTGGACAGAATGAAATGCGGAAAGGTGGGATTTTTCGAAGCGGGATTGCAACACGAAAGTAGTGGAGgctagagttcgattcttgcatAAATGGGGAGTAATGAAAAGGGAGCGTAGACTGTAAGAGCGGCAGAGTTCGCAGTAGTCTGAGGAAGCCTAAGGCATCTTTTCAGCTAATAAGTTCACAACCACAGTTGTCAGTTCGAAAAAGAGAAAAACACACATAGCAGTTGTGGTAACTCCAATAA is a window of Salvia splendens isolate huo1 chromosome 3, SspV2, whole genome shotgun sequence DNA encoding:
- the LOC121793580 gene encoding piriformospora indica-insensitive protein 2-like; its protein translation is MIKIESLRFSVLVVCLLHFTATCIGQDESVGAPMVRAEQEALYNTIQDFVGKWWNGSDLYPDPCGWTPIQGVSCDLYDGFWYVTDLSIGPVQDNSLTCSQDVDFSPNLFALRHLKSLSFFNCFVAPRRRAVSIPAGNWEVLSRSLESLEFRSNPGLTGTVPETFGWLGNLQSLVITENGLIGQLPESIGSLVELRRLNLAGNSFTGRVPSSIGGLNRLLILDMSGNALSGTLPATLGGLTALLKLDLRDNQIEGEIPSDIRNLKNLTLLDLSNNRLSGGLGESIQELRSLQELVLSNNPIGGDIMSIGWQDLNCITALDLANTSLTGGIPESLTHLKSLRFLGLNDNKLTGDIPSKIATLPNVSAIYLHGNNLTGELDFSELFYQRMGRRFGAWGNPNLCYQAELESPTYAPFGVKLCRTQVIKYENGLDSSSNFDKNWTHHPASSVPSLEFKVFSVSGLLLLIDAFLVLA